The sequence ACGAATCTCAAGGTGCTGTGATTGAGCTGACTTACAACTGGGGTACGACTGAATATGACCTTGGATCAGCTTTTGGTCACGTTGCTATCGGTGTTGATGACATCTACACAACGTGTGACGCCATTAAAGCAGCAGGCGGTAATGTGACACGTGAAGCTGGCCCAGTAAAAGGCGGCTCTACACACATCGCATTCGTTAAAGATCCTGACGGCTACATGATTGAGCTTATTCAGAACAAACAAGCAAGTGCTGGTCTAGAAGGTTAATTCCTAACAAACCGCTATGAAGCTTGGCTTTGAAAATAAAGCCAAGACTAATCCAAAAAGAAGCGAGCACTATGCTCGCTTCTTTTTTATGTTTCCACGCATGAACAATACCCTTCACCAATTATTATTAACAATCTCACCAATGAAACTTTACATGATAATGATTATCATTTAAATTAACCACCTATTGATTAGTGAGGTAATACAATGATTAGCGAATGGGAAAAACACACGTTACTTGCCGATACTGCATTGCAGCTCGACGATCCTGTACGAAGTATTCTTCACTATCAGCAAGCGTTAAACTTAAGCGAAGAAATTACTGAACGCACCGATATTCAGGCTGATGAGCGTTTGCTGATTTCGGTTATCTCTTGCCACAACCTTGCTCAGTTTTGGCGATGGGCTGGTGATACAGACTACGAACTCAAGTACCTTCAGCTTGCTTCAGAAAAAGTACTTACACTGATTCCGCAGTGCCCGAATACACAATGCTCCAGCTTTATAGATTCTATTGGTTGCTGCAAGAAAGCCCTTATCGATTTCATGAAACGCCATCCAAACCCTAAAATTGCTTCTATGGTGGAAAAGATCGATACCGCGACCAACTGTGAAATAATTGCTCGCTTCCGCTTAAACTAAGCAAGCCCCTTTCGCAGAAGAAATATTTAGCCTGTTGATTCAGATACAAAAAACCCGTCATTTCGACGGGCTTTTTGATTGGAGCTTTCGATTAATTCAGGCTAAACCTGCGTTCTACCCAATGAGATAACCACGCGGCGGTTTTGATCTTTACCGATTGGTGAATTGTTGTCAGCAATTGGACGACGCTTACCATAACCTTGCACTTGAATGCGGTCTTCCGGTAAACCGAGTGACTTAAAGTATTCTCTTAGCGACTCTGCTCTTCGCTCTGAAAGATTCTGGCTAATGCCTTTGCTGTCAGCAGAATCGGTATATGTAGCCACCAGCACCAGATCAATGTCTTGGTTGTAGCGAACATAGTCAGCAATCTGGCTTAGCCTTTTTCGTGAAGACTTATTCAGCTGATCGCTGTTGCGGTCGTAGTGCAAGATAGTGAAAGAGATGTCTTCGAAGCTGTAAGGCAGCAAGTTGGCAACACAGTCACTGAACACATTATACTTTTCTTGGAATAACACCGACGATAACGATACTTCGATACGCTGATCTCGGCTCTGCCACTCTTGGTAACTGAATGTCGGGTAACGCCCTTTCTCCAATTCACTCAAGATCCCCCAAGCTGTTTGACCGCCAACGTAACCATCAAATTGTTGGAAAAACTTAATGGTAGTCATGCGATCAGCACTTTCCCCCGGACGCCAAGGTGGTGGCATAGAGATCAAGCTTACATTACGCGTAGCACCCATTGGGCGGCGCATTTTAAGCTCAAAGTCCAAAATGATTTTTTTACTCGCGCGAGATGAGAACTCAGCATCGCCAAAATTGGGGATTGGATGCACTAAGCGACATTCTAGTGGCGTGTTGGCCACCATCTCCCATGTCGACTGTTGAGGAGATGCTCCGTAACGCTTTTCTTGCGCCAAAACCGATGGCGACATAAGTAGCGAAAATAGCATTGAACCTGTTATGAGTTGTTTCTTCATAAAGTGGAGTATCTCTTAAGCAATTCGTTTAACAATGCAGCCAATTGCCGCATTTTTCTCTCATGTTTAAATATGCAATTATCAAGCCGAGATGGGACGGCTAATTTATGATTTATTGCTCTTTCCTAGTTTTTATCACCGCTATTATCTGCAATAATGCAGCCTTAATCACACTTATTTGGGCTAACATGACTGTAGAAAACGAAGCTCTGACCCTAAAAAAACGCTTTCGTGGCTATTTTCCAGTGGTCATCGACGTGGAAACCGCAGGGTTTAACGCTGAAACCGATGCATTATTAGAGATCTGTGCCATTACATTAAAAATGGATGAGAACGGAGATCTGCAACCTGCATCAACGCTTCATTTTCACATTGAGCCTTTTGAAGGCGCAAATATAGAGCAGGCAGCATTAGACTTTAACGGAATTAAAGACCCATTTAGCCCATTACGTGGTGCTGTGTCGGAACAAGAAGCCCTTAAAGAAATCTACAAGCTAGTGAGAAAAGAACAAAAAGCTTCAGATTGCAGTCGCGCAATCATGGTCGCTCACAATGCTACGTTCGATTTAAACTTCGTTAATGCAGCAAGTGAGCGTTGTAAGCTTAAACGCGTCCCTTTCCATCCATTTGCAACTTTTGACACAGCTGCCCTGAGTGGCCTTGCCTACGGCCAAACCGTTTTGGCTAAAGCTTGCCGCACTGCTGGGATGGAATTTGACAACAAAGAAGCACACTCTGCTTTGTATGATACGCAAAAAACCACAGAGTTATTTTGCGGCATAGTAAACAAATGGAAAGCCCTTGGTGGTTGGCCTCTTGTTGACGAAGAATAAAAAATAGAGTCGGTAAACGTTCGTTCGTATTGCCTTCATAAAAAACACAACATCCCGAGAAAAATATGAATCCTGTTGTAATTTCAGTTTGCATCATGCTTGTTTTAGCTTTGATGCGCGTAAACGTTGTCGTTGCTCTTACGTTCAGCGCAATTATCGGTGGCGTAGCCTCTGGTATGAGTTTGAACGACGCAGTAGCGGCTTTCGAAAGTGGATTAGGTGGCGGTGCAACTATCGCACTTAGCTACGCAATGCTTGGTACCTTTGCTGTTGCTATCTCTCGTTCTGGTATCACAGATCTCCTTGCTCAAAGCGTGATTAAGCGTATTCACGGCAAAGAGAACAGTGCGGCATCTAATGGTCTAAAATACGGCATCCTTGCGTCTTTGATCTTAGTGACCATGTCTTCGCAAAACGTGATTCCTGTACATATCGCCTTCATCCCAATCTTAATCCCACCTCTATTAGGCGTATTCGCAAAAATGAACCTAGACCGTCGTCTGGTTGCGTGTGTACTTACTTTTGGTCTGATTACTCCGTATATGGTTCTACCTATCGGTTTTGGTGGCATCTTCCTAAACAACATCCTGCTTAAAAACCTTCACGACAACGGTCTTGAAAACGTAGTAGCAAGCCAAGTACCAATGGCGATGTTGTTACCAGCTGCAGGCATGATCTTTGGCCTTCTTACGGCAGTATTCTTTACTTACCGTAAGCCACGTCAATACAAAGAAACGTCTCATACTGTTGTTTCAAC is a genomic window of Vibrio sp. FE10 containing:
- a CDS encoding DUF2753 domain-containing protein, producing MISEWEKHTLLADTALQLDDPVRSILHYQQALNLSEEITERTDIQADERLLISVISCHNLAQFWRWAGDTDYELKYLQLASEKVLTLIPQCPNTQCSSFIDSIGCCKKALIDFMKRHPNPKIASMVEKIDTATNCEIIARFRLN
- the gloA gene encoding lactoylglutathione lyase; the protein is MSNGRILHTMLRVGDLDKSIEFYTNVMGMQLLRKNENKEYEYTLAFVGFGDESQGAVIELTYNWGTTEYDLGSAFGHVAIGVDDIYTTCDAIKAAGGNVTREAGPVKGGSTHIAFVKDPDGYMIELIQNKQASAGLEG
- the rnt gene encoding ribonuclease T, whose protein sequence is MTVENEALTLKKRFRGYFPVVIDVETAGFNAETDALLEICAITLKMDENGDLQPASTLHFHIEPFEGANIEQAALDFNGIKDPFSPLRGAVSEQEALKEIYKLVRKEQKASDCSRAIMVAHNATFDLNFVNAASERCKLKRVPFHPFATFDTAALSGLAYGQTVLAKACRTAGMEFDNKEAHSALYDTQKTTELFCGIVNKWKALGGWPLVDEE
- the motY gene encoding flagellar protein MotY → MKKQLITGSMLFSLLMSPSVLAQEKRYGASPQQSTWEMVANTPLECRLVHPIPNFGDAEFSSRASKKIILDFELKMRRPMGATRNVSLISMPPPWRPGESADRMTTIKFFQQFDGYVGGQTAWGILSELEKGRYPTFSYQEWQSRDQRIEVSLSSVLFQEKYNVFSDCVANLLPYSFEDISFTILHYDRNSDQLNKSSRKRLSQIADYVRYNQDIDLVLVATYTDSADSKGISQNLSERRAESLREYFKSLGLPEDRIQVQGYGKRRPIADNNSPIGKDQNRRVVISLGRTQV
- a CDS encoding Na+/H+ antiporter family protein, yielding MNPVVISVCIMLVLALMRVNVVVALTFSAIIGGVASGMSLNDAVAAFESGLGGGATIALSYAMLGTFAVAISRSGITDLLAQSVIKRIHGKENSAASNGLKYGILASLILVTMSSQNVIPVHIAFIPILIPPLLGVFAKMNLDRRLVACVLTFGLITPYMVLPIGFGGIFLNNILLKNLHDNGLENVVASQVPMAMLLPAAGMIFGLLTAVFFTYRKPRQYKETSHTVVSTEVKEINKKHILVAAAGIVAALTVQLSTGSMIIGALAGFMVFTFGGVIAWKETHDVFTKGVHMMAMIGFIMIAAAGFAAVMKQTGGVESLVEALSTSIGDNKPLAALLMLIVGLLVTMGIGSSFSTIPILATIYVPLAAAFGFSPMATIALVGTAAALGDAGSPASDSTLGPTSGLNADGQHEHVWETVVPTFLHYNIPLIVFGWIAAMVL